The following are from one region of the Paenibacillus sabinae T27 genome:
- the yaaA gene encoding S4 domain-containing protein YaaA, translated as MKKIVIHSGYIKLDQFLKLSDCVSTGGMAKALLQEGHVLVNGEKEDRRGRKLYPGDKVEVKDEGLFEVAGGEE; from the coding sequence ATGAAGAAAATAGTTATCCACAGTGGATATATCAAGCTGGATCAATTTTTAAAGCTGTCGGACTGTGTATCCACAGGCGGGATGGCGAAGGCTCTGCTTCAGGAGGGGCATGTGCTCGTGAATGGGGAAAAAGAGGATCGCAGGGGAAGAAAGCTGTATCCGGGTGACAAAGTCGAAGTGAAGGACGAAGGACTGTTCGAGGTAGCCGGCGGAGAAGAGTAA
- the recF gene encoding DNA replication/repair protein RecF (All proteins in this family for which functions are known are DNA-binding proteins that assist the filamentation of RecA onto DNA for the initiation of recombination or recombinational repair.) — translation MFVNSITLRHYRNYGSLLLEGLGDVNLILGQNAQGKTNLVEALYCLAMTRSHRTSKDRELISFDAPDGAAYIEAEIQRKYGNLKLELTLSPQGKKAKINGLEQRRLSEFVGSLNVVMFAPEDLEIVKGTPGVRRRFLDMEIGQVQPSYLFHLQQYQKVLLQRGNLLKQLWAKNGAGGDMLEIWDAQLAEHGVKIVKKRKQFIKKLQGWAEEIHKGITNGGEELKLSYVPSFGEREEEDEAVLLDKFMLKLSQTREQEIRRGMTLTGPHRDDLSFFINGREASVYGSQGQQRTTALSLKLAEIELIHEEIGEYPVLLLDDVLSELDPYRQTQLIETFQSKVQTFITATGIESLNADKLKGAIQYRVHSGIIES, via the coding sequence GTGTTTGTAAACAGTATCACCCTGCGGCATTACCGGAACTACGGATCGCTGCTGCTTGAAGGCCTCGGAGATGTGAATCTGATCCTTGGGCAAAATGCCCAGGGCAAGACGAATCTCGTCGAGGCCCTTTACTGCCTGGCGATGACGAGGAGCCACCGGACCTCAAAGGACCGCGAGCTGATCTCTTTCGACGCTCCGGATGGCGCGGCTTATATCGAGGCGGAGATTCAGCGCAAATATGGGAACTTAAAGCTTGAGCTCACGCTGTCCCCGCAGGGGAAGAAAGCCAAGATTAACGGTCTGGAGCAGCGGCGCCTGAGTGAATTTGTCGGTTCGCTGAATGTCGTCATGTTTGCGCCCGAGGATCTGGAGATCGTCAAGGGGACGCCTGGTGTCCGGCGACGTTTTTTGGATATGGAAATCGGCCAGGTTCAGCCAAGTTATCTGTTCCATCTGCAGCAGTATCAGAAGGTGCTCCTCCAAAGAGGCAATCTGCTCAAGCAGCTGTGGGCAAAAAACGGGGCCGGCGGGGATATGCTGGAAATATGGGACGCCCAGCTTGCGGAGCATGGTGTTAAAATCGTCAAAAAAAGGAAACAATTCATAAAGAAGCTGCAAGGGTGGGCCGAAGAGATTCACAAAGGGATTACCAACGGCGGCGAAGAGCTGAAACTATCCTATGTTCCTTCTTTCGGAGAGCGCGAAGAGGAAGATGAAGCTGTCTTATTAGACAAATTTATGTTAAAGTTATCACAAACACGTGAACAGGAAATCCGGCGAGGCATGACGCTGACAGGTCCCCATCGGGACGATCTGTCCTTTTTTATCAACGGCAGAGAGGCTTCGGTTTATGGTTCCCAGGGGCAGCAGCGCACGACCGCTCTTTCGCTCAAGCTCGCCGAAATTGAACTTATCCATGAGGAGATCGGGGAATATCCCGTCCTGCTGCTTGACGATGTTCTGTCCGAGCTTGATCCGTACCGTCAAACGCAGCTAATTGAAACGTTTCAGAGCAAAGTACAGACCTTCATAACGGCTACCGGAATCGAAAGCCTGAATGCCGATAAATTAAAAGGCGCAATCCAGTATCGCGTCCATAGCGGAATCATAGAGTCTTAA
- the remB gene encoding extracellular matrix regulator RemB has protein sequence MYIHLGGEKIIRSSELIAIFDISIEKSSKLSKQFVTAALNDKKLERIGEEEAKSIVVTQNIVYYSPISSSTLKKRSRMLLDS, from the coding sequence ATGTATATTCATTTGGGCGGGGAAAAGATTATCCGGTCTTCGGAGCTGATTGCCATATTCGATATTTCCATCGAGAAATCCTCCAAATTGTCCAAACAGTTCGTTACCGCGGCATTGAATGACAAGAAATTGGAGCGCATCGGCGAAGAAGAAGCCAAATCCATAGTCGTTACGCAGAACATTGTGTATTATTCCCCCATTTCTTCTTCCACACTCAAAAAAAGATCCAGAATGCTGCTTGACAGTTGA
- the gyrB gene encoding DNA topoisomerase (ATP-hydrolyzing) subunit B, whose amino-acid sequence MSMNQPTYDESQIQVLEGLEAVRKRPGMYIGSTSVKGLHHLVWEVVDNSIDEALAGYCDKIQVIVHEDNSITVIDNGRGIPVGENTKLKKSTLEVVMTVLHAGGKFGGGGYKVSGGLHGVGISVVNALSEKVVVTVKREGHVYQQEYRRGAPQYDIRTIGDTDETGTKTTFLPDPEIFTETTVYDYNTLLTRIRELAFLNKGIEISLTDERTGSSNTFKYDGGIIEYVKFLNEKKEVLHEEPIYVGGSRDMIQVEVALQYNDSYTENIYSFANNIHTHEGGTHESGFKSALTRIINDYARKSGIIKDNSSNLTGDDVREGLTAIISVKIPEPQFEGQTKTKLGNSEVRGIVESLFGEKLQEFLEENPAISRRVLDKSLQASRAREAARKARELTRRKSALEVSALPGKLADCSSKDASISELFIVEGDSAGGSAKQGRDRHFQAILPLRGKILNVEKARLDRILSNAEIRAIITALGTGIGDDFDLSKARYHKVVIMTDADVDGAHIRTLLLTFFYRYMRKIVDAGFIYIAQPPLFKVERNKVVRYAGSEKERDEIIATFGENAKFNVQRYKGLGEMNATQLWETTMDPESRSMLQVTIEDAILADSIFDTLMGDNVEPRRDFIQEHANTVKNLDI is encoded by the coding sequence ATGTCAATGAATCAACCGACATATGATGAGAGCCAGATTCAGGTGCTTGAAGGGCTGGAAGCGGTCCGCAAGCGTCCGGGCATGTACATCGGTTCGACCAGCGTAAAGGGCTTGCACCATCTCGTATGGGAAGTTGTCGATAACAGTATTGACGAAGCATTGGCCGGTTATTGCGACAAAATCCAAGTTATTGTGCATGAGGACAACAGCATAACGGTAATCGACAACGGACGGGGAATTCCTGTCGGAGAGAACACGAAGCTGAAGAAATCGACGCTTGAAGTCGTCATGACCGTCCTGCATGCAGGGGGCAAATTCGGCGGCGGCGGATATAAAGTATCGGGCGGCCTGCATGGGGTGGGTATTTCCGTAGTGAATGCCCTCTCGGAAAAAGTGGTGGTCACGGTTAAGCGTGAGGGACATGTGTACCAGCAGGAATATCGCCGGGGAGCCCCTCAGTACGACATCCGGACGATTGGCGATACCGATGAGACGGGAACGAAGACTACATTTCTCCCGGACCCGGAGATTTTTACCGAAACGACCGTCTATGACTACAATACGCTCCTTACCCGGATTCGCGAGCTGGCCTTCTTGAATAAGGGAATTGAAATCTCCCTTACCGATGAGCGGACCGGTTCATCGAACACGTTCAAATACGACGGTGGTATTATCGAATATGTGAAGTTCCTCAACGAGAAAAAAGAGGTGCTGCATGAGGAACCCATCTATGTCGGCGGTTCCCGCGATATGATCCAGGTCGAGGTGGCGCTTCAATACAACGATTCGTACACCGAAAATATTTACTCTTTCGCCAATAACATTCATACCCATGAGGGCGGAACGCATGAATCCGGATTCAAGAGTGCCTTGACTCGGATTATCAACGATTATGCCCGGAAAAGCGGGATCATTAAGGATAACAGCTCCAATCTGACCGGAGACGATGTCCGTGAAGGACTGACGGCGATCATTTCCGTGAAGATTCCCGAGCCGCAGTTTGAGGGTCAAACGAAGACAAAGCTCGGCAACAGCGAGGTTCGCGGGATTGTGGAATCGCTGTTTGGCGAGAAGCTGCAGGAGTTCCTTGAGGAGAACCCGGCCATTTCCCGGCGCGTCCTGGATAAATCACTGCAGGCTTCCCGGGCGCGGGAAGCGGCGCGCAAAGCCCGCGAGCTTACGCGGCGCAAGAGCGCTCTTGAAGTCAGCGCGCTGCCGGGCAAGCTGGCGGACTGCTCGTCCAAGGACGCTTCCATCAGCGAGCTGTTCATCGTCGAAGGCGATTCAGCCGGCGGATCGGCTAAGCAGGGACGCGACCGACATTTTCAGGCAATTCTGCCGCTGCGCGGTAAAATTCTGAACGTGGAGAAGGCTCGCCTGGACCGCATCTTGTCCAACGCCGAAATCCGCGCGATTATTACCGCTCTTGGAACGGGAATCGGCGATGACTTCGACCTGTCGAAGGCGCGTTATCACAAGGTTGTCATCATGACGGATGCGGATGTCGACGGCGCCCATATCCGTACTCTGCTGCTGACCTTCTTTTACCGGTATATGCGCAAAATCGTTGACGCGGGCTTTATCTACATCGCCCAGCCGCCGCTGTTCAAAGTGGAACGCAACAAGGTGGTGCGCTACGCCGGCTCGGAGAAGGAGCGCGACGAGATTATCGCCACCTTCGGAGAGAACGCCAAATTTAATGTTCAGCGCTATAAAGGCCTCGGAGAGATGAATGCCACGCAGCTCTGGGAAACGACAATGGATCCCGAAAGCCGCAGTATGCTGCAGGTAACGATCGAAGACGCCATTCTGGCGGATAGCATTTTCGATACGCTGATGGGCGATAATGTGGAGCCACGGCGCGATTTTATCCAGGAGCATGCCAATACGGTCAAGAATCTGGACATTTAA
- a CDS encoding YheC/YheD family protein, with the protein MRIQRVSSKWAKTEVILQNRSLAPYIPDTRKYDYSVLNEMLVLYETVYIKPDRGTYGCGVMRAERRNLILTPSGAENPEAHEEENAEPSIMYILRYGTKALAFQSMEELHQAISGRIKKRPYLIQQGINLLRYKNLSFDLRVLVQKNPEGRWETTGLLGRVAAPQKIVTNYHNGGSLLPVEELLAEHMITADRSSMIHRLKHLGVRIGRQLVKAFPDMKEIGLDVAMDDHHDLWILEVNTMPSLVAFKLFDDKSIYRKISRYAASYGRAGFGSSSLSSRSKTHTRGR; encoded by the coding sequence ATGAGAATTCAGCGGGTTTCCAGCAAATGGGCCAAGACCGAAGTCATCCTGCAGAACCGCTCCTTGGCGCCTTATATTCCCGATACCCGTAAATATGATTATTCGGTGCTTAATGAGATGCTCGTCCTGTATGAAACCGTCTATATCAAGCCGGATCGCGGAACCTACGGATGCGGGGTCATGCGAGCGGAGCGGCGGAATCTGATCCTGACACCCAGCGGCGCGGAAAATCCGGAAGCACACGAAGAGGAAAACGCCGAGCCAAGCATAATGTATATCCTCCGTTACGGTACCAAAGCGCTTGCCTTTCAATCGATGGAAGAGCTGCATCAGGCCATCAGCGGACGAATAAAGAAGCGTCCCTATTTGATTCAACAAGGAATCAACCTTCTGCGTTATAAGAATCTGTCATTCGATTTGCGTGTGCTTGTCCAAAAAAACCCGGAGGGCCGATGGGAAACAACGGGACTTTTGGGCAGAGTGGCGGCGCCGCAAAAAATTGTGACCAACTATCATAACGGCGGAAGCCTCCTGCCCGTTGAGGAGCTGCTTGCCGAGCATATGATCACGGCCGATCGCTCGTCCATGATCCATCGACTGAAGCATCTTGGCGTACGCATCGGGCGCCAACTGGTGAAGGCTTTCCCGGATATGAAGGAAATCGGTCTGGATGTCGCCATGGATGATCATCATGATTTGTGGATTCTTGAGGTCAATACAATGCCTTCCCTTGTAGCGTTTAAGCTGTTTGACGACAAATCCATTTACCGTAAAATCAGCCGGTATGCCGCCTCCTACGGACGTGCGGGTTTTGGCAGCTCGAGCTTATCCTCGCGTAGCAAGACCCATACACGCGGCCGTTAG
- the gyrA gene encoding DNA gyrase subunit A, whose protein sequence is MAEQNNPQIRDRDIGVEMRDSFMDYAMSIIVSRALPDVRDGLKPVHRRILFAMSELGMSPDKPYKKSARIVGEVIGKYHPHGDSAVYETMVRMAQDFSMRYMLVDGHGNFGSIDGDMAAAMRYTEARLSKIAMEMLRDLNKETVDFIPNYDGEENEPAVLPSRFPNLLVNGVSGIAVGMATNIPPHNLGEVIDGVQAMIRNPEITPIELMEYIKGPDFPTAGYILGREGIRQAYRTGRGSVTMRAKALIEEESNGKARIVVNELPYQVNKARLVEKIAELVREKRIEGITDLRDESDRNGMRVVIEVRRDVNANVVLNNLYKHTSMQSTFGINMLAIVGKEPKVLNLRDVLYHYLQHQVEVIRRRTEFELKKAEARAHILEGLRIALDNLDEVIALIRASRTVDIAREGLIETFSLSAEQAQAILDMRMQRLTGLERDKIENEYNELLVKIAEYKAILGDEALVLEIISNELQELRDRYADDRRTEITIGEESILDEDLIPREEVVITVSHTGYIKRLPVTTYRSQKRGGRGVVGMDTKDEDFVEHLFVSNSHNYLMFFTDKGKVYRIKAYEIPELGRTARGTPIINLLQIEQGEKISAVIQIEETESDQYLFFATREGLVKKTPLEDYNNIRKGGLIAINLREEDELIDVKLTDGKQKLILGTADGMSITFSEEDVRSMGRSATGVKGITLDEEDHVIGMDCIDQNLDVLIVTTKGYGKRTPAGDYRLQTRGGKGIKTINLTEKNGPVVSLKVVKQEEDLMIITTGGTLIRMSMDGISTMGRYAQGVKLINIREDDAVSTVCRTDKSEEEEDAQSDETESVNPELTEASEVNESESADSDSEDGGETLE, encoded by the coding sequence ATGGCTGAACAAAATAACCCGCAAATCAGGGATCGGGACATCGGTGTCGAAATGCGCGATTCCTTTATGGATTACGCAATGAGCATCATTGTGAGCCGGGCTTTGCCGGACGTTCGGGACGGACTTAAGCCGGTGCACCGGCGCATTTTGTTTGCGATGTCGGAGCTTGGAATGTCGCCGGATAAGCCTTACAAGAAATCGGCGAGAATCGTCGGTGAGGTTATCGGCAAGTACCATCCGCACGGTGACTCGGCCGTGTATGAGACGATGGTCCGGATGGCTCAAGATTTCTCCATGCGCTATATGCTGGTTGATGGGCATGGTAATTTCGGCTCGATTGACGGCGATATGGCTGCGGCAATGCGTTATACGGAAGCCAGACTTTCCAAGATCGCCATGGAAATGCTGCGCGATTTAAACAAGGAAACGGTTGATTTTATTCCGAACTATGACGGCGAGGAGAATGAACCTGCTGTTCTGCCTTCCCGTTTTCCCAATCTGTTGGTCAACGGGGTATCTGGTATTGCTGTAGGGATGGCTACCAACATTCCGCCGCATAATCTGGGCGAGGTCATTGACGGCGTACAGGCCATGATCCGCAACCCCGAAATTACGCCAATCGAACTTATGGAATATATCAAAGGCCCGGATTTTCCAACGGCCGGATATATTTTAGGCCGCGAAGGCATACGCCAGGCGTATCGTACGGGCCGCGGCTCGGTCACGATGCGTGCAAAGGCACTGATCGAAGAGGAGAGTAACGGCAAGGCGCGGATTGTTGTAAATGAGCTGCCTTATCAGGTTAACAAAGCGCGTCTGGTGGAGAAAATTGCCGAGCTGGTGCGCGAGAAGCGGATTGAAGGCATTACCGACCTTCGGGACGAATCGGACCGCAACGGCATGCGCGTCGTGATTGAAGTCAGACGGGATGTCAACGCGAATGTTGTACTCAATAATCTCTACAAACACACTTCGATGCAGTCTACCTTTGGCATCAATATGCTGGCTATTGTCGGCAAAGAGCCGAAGGTGCTGAACCTGCGCGACGTGCTGTACCACTATTTGCAGCATCAGGTCGAGGTTATCCGCCGCCGGACCGAATTTGAACTGAAGAAGGCCGAAGCCCGGGCGCATATTCTGGAAGGATTGCGCATAGCGCTGGATAACCTGGATGAGGTTATCGCTCTGATCCGCGCTTCGCGTACGGTCGATATTGCGCGCGAAGGTCTGATCGAGACCTTCAGCCTCAGTGCCGAGCAGGCACAGGCGATTCTGGACATGCGGATGCAGCGTCTGACCGGTCTGGAGCGCGACAAGATCGAGAACGAATATAACGAGCTGCTGGTGAAGATAGCCGAGTACAAGGCCATTCTAGGCGATGAAGCGCTCGTGCTTGAGATTATCAGCAATGAGCTGCAGGAACTGCGTGACCGGTATGCCGATGATCGTCGGACCGAGATCACTATCGGAGAAGAAAGCATTCTCGATGAGGATCTGATCCCGCGCGAAGAGGTCGTCATAACGGTATCCCATACCGGTTACATCAAGCGTCTTCCGGTAACCACTTACCGCAGCCAGAAACGCGGCGGCCGAGGTGTTGTGGGCATGGACACGAAGGATGAGGACTTTGTTGAGCATCTCTTCGTCAGCAATTCCCATAACTATCTGATGTTCTTTACCGATAAAGGGAAGGTATACCGGATCAAGGCCTACGAAATTCCCGAGCTTGGACGTACGGCCCGCGGGACTCCGATTATTAACCTGCTTCAGATCGAGCAGGGAGAGAAGATCAGCGCGGTCATCCAGATTGAGGAAACCGAAAGCGATCAATACCTGTTCTTTGCCACCCGCGAAGGTCTGGTGAAGAAGACGCCGCTCGAAGATTACAACAATATCCGTAAAGGCGGACTTATCGCCATCAATCTGCGGGAAGAGGATGAGCTGATCGATGTGAAGCTTACCGACGGAAAGCAGAAGCTGATTTTGGGCACGGCGGACGGAATGTCCATCACCTTCTCCGAGGAGGATGTCCGTTCCATGGGACGGAGCGCGACTGGCGTCAAGGGCATTACTCTGGATGAAGAGGATCATGTCATCGGTATGGATTGTATCGATCAGAACCTGGATGTGCTCATTGTCACGACCAAGGGCTATGGCAAACGGACTCCTGCCGGCGATTACCGTCTGCAGACCCGCGGGGGCAAGGGAATCAAGACCATCAATCTTACGGAAAAGAACGGCCCTGTCGTCAGCCTCAAGGTCGTTAAGCAGGAAGAGGATCTGATGATCATCACGACGGGCGGAACCTTGATCCGCATGAGTATGGACGGCATTTCGACCATGGGACGTTATGCGCAGGGTGTGAAGCTGATCAACATCCGCGAGGACGATGCCGTGTCTACCGTCTGCCGCACCGATAAGAGTGAGGAAGAGGAGGATGCGCAGTCCGATGAGACGGAAAGCGTCAATCCTGAGCTGACTGAGGCTTCGGAAGTCAATGAATCAGAATCTGCCGATTCCGATTCGGAAGATGGCGGAGAGACTCTGGAATAG
- a CDS encoding HD-GYP domain-containing protein, translating to MPSISVAEVKPGSKVSKDIITPLGGTLFSKGKVLLPRDMEILEAFLIQQVDIQGSEEDVIASEAPAAPLKGDAKKGTVPSVSSVTRSSSQLHEEYDKMLALIKSCYSSASAAILPIYDLRSALESLIAYIKDYHVLNFTPRALNDQDYIYHNAVLSALTSYKIAQWCGYPQKEWLQVAFAGLLHDIGNAKVDSFILQKPEPLTLTERNEVRRHTTYGYQILRNVTAINEGVRLTALQHHEKIDGSGYPLRLQGSQIHNYAKIVAVADIFHAMTLERVYKKAQSPYLVLEEIQKEGFGKLDPAIVQTFVYKTTELHNGTKIRLIDGRQGEIIFSDRSNPTRPLVSVEGRIINLAHSRNLYIKEIIT from the coding sequence ATGCCGAGCATATCGGTGGCGGAAGTAAAACCGGGTTCAAAAGTAAGTAAAGATATCATTACGCCTTTGGGAGGGACTCTGTTTTCCAAGGGAAAAGTATTGCTGCCGCGCGATATGGAAATACTGGAGGCTTTTCTTATCCAGCAAGTGGATATTCAAGGCTCGGAAGAGGACGTCATAGCTTCGGAAGCCCCTGCAGCTCCTTTGAAGGGGGATGCCAAGAAGGGAACGGTTCCTTCAGTCTCTTCAGTGACCCGCAGCAGTTCACAACTGCACGAGGAATACGATAAAATGCTTGCGCTCATCAAAAGCTGTTATAGCTCAGCCAGCGCGGCAATTCTGCCTATTTATGATCTCCGCAGCGCCTTGGAATCGCTGATTGCCTATATCAAGGACTACCATGTTCTGAACTTTACGCCGCGGGCGCTTAATGATCAGGACTATATTTATCATAACGCCGTACTCTCCGCGCTGACCTCCTATAAGATTGCCCAATGGTGCGGATATCCCCAAAAAGAGTGGCTTCAGGTGGCCTTCGCCGGTCTGCTGCATGATATAGGAAATGCCAAAGTTGATTCTTTCATTCTTCAGAAGCCCGAACCGCTTACGCTTACCGAGAGAAATGAAGTGCGCAGGCATACGACGTATGGATATCAAATTTTGCGAAATGTAACGGCTATCAACGAAGGTGTCCGGCTTACAGCTTTGCAGCATCATGAAAAAATTGACGGATCGGGTTATCCACTTCGGCTTCAAGGCAGCCAGATTCACAACTATGCGAAAATTGTCGCCGTAGCTGATATTTTTCATGCTATGACACTCGAGCGGGTATACAAGAAGGCACAATCGCCTTATCTCGTTTTGGAAGAAATCCAGAAAGAGGGCTTTGGCAAGCTGGACCCCGCAATTGTACAAACCTTTGTTTATAAGACGACAGAACTTCATAATGGAACCAAGATACGCCTTATCGACGGCCGGCAGGGGGAGATCATCTTCTCGGATCGCAGCAACCCTACACGTCCTTTAGTAAGCGTGGAAGGCCGAATCATTAATCTGGCGCATTCGCGCAACCTATATATTAAGGAGATCATCACGTAG